A DNA window from Setaria viridis chromosome 2, Setaria_viridis_v4.0, whole genome shotgun sequence contains the following coding sequences:
- the LOC117843220 gene encoding uncharacterized protein, with protein MPMNFPADMDDGEIAMAGNHHHLIDIAPLDASTGAATGTTDAATVPVAVGGGGNEKKWLRKLTSATVNTAVLRDLISRTPMLWYLGQQSGTIFRPCARREPVEALHAVRAVAIGPFHRGDRGLPFPEDVKLPFMRYLQDQYGLDVDDYVAVLCLERDRLRGEFAGGDGGDAAAAGILDDEDRFLEMLLLDSCFLLVVSMMLSRTGTGDDADSVARAASINRDYFILHMAVAQHADDIKLDMLVLENQVPLAAVKLLAASCPGLKLRHSLEELVLGCFDDICPKRARRGGESPAAGGEFHHVLHLFHWSRVPRDKYCVLSTPRKLLKIKKESERLFPCAMELRRSAVWFRQVSPSTGCGDLDMRFWRHPASPVAVMSVPCFHVHEYTAAVLHNLVAFEKHFYWAHGACVTAHVARVEGLVRCSQDAAMLRKRGVLASTRRTDAELVALFRELGEETVGARLPNEYGEMLDAVARHRARRVSCWCGGFVLHFFPSPWVAVSLAAAVALIFVPAMLQTVYTMLGYFKSS; from the coding sequence ATGCCGATGAACTTCCCAGCAGACATGGATGATGGAGAAATCGCCATGGCAGGGAACCATCACCACCTGATCGACATCGCGCCGCTGGACGCGAGCACGGGCGCGGCCACAGGCACCACCGATGCTGCCACGGTGCCTGTAGCGGTAGGTGGCGGCGGAAACGAGAAGAAGTGGCTGCGGAAGCTCACGTCGGCGACGGTGAACACGGCCGTGCTCCGAGACCTCATCTCGCGGACGCCGATGCTGTGGTACCTCGGCCAGCAATCGGGGACAATCTTCCGGCCGTGCGCCCGGCGCGAGCCCGTGGAGGCGCTCCACGCGGTGCGCGCCGTGGCCATCGGCCCGTTCCACCGCGGCGACCGCGGCCTCCCCTTCCCGGAGGACGTCAAGCTGCCGTTCATGCGGTACCTTCAGGACCAGTACGGGCTCGACGTCGACGACTACGTCGCGGTGCTCTGCCTCGAGCGCGACCGTCTCCGCGGCGaattcgccggcggcgacggcggggacgcggccgccgcggggatCCTGGACGACGAGGACAGGTTCCtggagatgctgctgctggacaGCTGCTTTCTCCTCGTGGTAAGCATGATGCTCAGCAGGACCGgcaccggcgacgacgccgacaGCGTGGCGCGGGCGGCGTCCATCAACAGGGACTACTTCATCCTGCACATGGCCGTGGCGCAGCACGCCGACGACATTAAGCTGGACATGCTGGTGCTCGAGAACCAGGTCCCCTTAGCCGCCGTAAAGCTCCTAGCCGCCTCGTGCCCGGGGCTCAAGCTCCGGCACTCCCTCGAGGAGCTCGTGCTCGGATGCTTCGACGACATCTGCCCGAAgcgagcgcgccgcggcggcgagagcccggcggccggtggcgagtTCCACCACGTCCTGCACCTCTTCCACTGGTCCCGCGTGCCTAGGGACAAGTACTGCGTCCTCTCGACGCCGCGGAAGCTCCTCAAGATCAAAAAGGAGTCGGAGCGGCTGTTCCCCTGCGCCATGGAGCTCCGGCGGTCGGCGGTGTGGTTCCGGCAGGTGTCGCCGTCGACGGGCTGCGGCGACCTGGACATGCGGTTCTGGCGCCACCCGGCGAGCCCGGTGGCCGTGATGAGCGTGCCGTGCTTCCACGTCCACGAGTACACCGCGGCGGTGCTCCACAACCTCGTGGCCTTCGAGAAGCACTTCTACTGGGCGCACGGCGCGTGCGTGACGGCGCACGTGGCGCGGGTGGAGGGCCTGGTCCGGTGCTCGCAGGACGCGGCCATGCTCCGCAAGCGAGGGGTCCTCGCCAGCACGCGGCGCACGGACGCCGAGCTGGTGGCGCTGTTCCGGGAGCTCGGCGAGGAGACCGTCGGGGCGCGGCTCCCCAACGAGTACGGCGAGATGCTCGACGCCGTGGCGCGGCACAGGGCACGGCGCGTGAGCTGCTGGTGCGGCGGATTCGTGCTGCACTTCTTCCCGTCGCCGTGGGTGGCCgtctcgctcgccgccgccgtggcgctcATCTTCGTGCCGGCGATGCTGCAGACGGTCTACACCATGCTCGGCTACTTCAAGAGTAGCTGA